Part of the Arthrobacter sp. MMS18-M83 genome is shown below.
CAATGGCCACACGCTGCTGCTGCCCACCGGAAAGATTGGCGGGCCGGGCATCGGCCTTGTGCTTGAGTCCGACGAGGTCCAGCTGTGCCAAGGCCTCCTCACGGGCCTGCTCCTTGGACATACCGCGCAGCTTCCGCAAAGCCAGAGTGATATTTTCCGCCACGGTCTTGTGGGGGAACAGGTTGAACTGCTGGAAGACCATGCCGATCCGCCGCCGCAGTTCATCCGGGTTGTCCTTGAGTACCGAACGGCCATCGAGCAAGATGTCACCCTGCTCGGGTTCGATTAGCCGGTTCATGACCCGCAGAAGCGTGGATTTTCCCGAGCCGGAAGGGCCGATCACGGAAGCCGTGGTGCCCTTCTCGACGTGTAAGTCGATCCCACGCAGGACATGGTTGGATCCGAACGACAGGTGGATGTTCTTCGCGGTCAGCGTTCCGGAAACGAACTCGCTCATACGTGGGCTCCCTTTCCGACGACGGCAGCTACCTCGTCCGGTTCCTTCTTCTCCGGCCGGCCCGAACGCAGGCGGCGGTCAATCCAGTTCACGAAGTGAGTCAACGGAATGGTCATGGCCAAGTAGAAGATTGCCGCCGCGACGTAAGGCGACAGATTTCCGCTATTGGACGCTGCGTCCTTGCCGATCTGGAAG
Proteins encoded:
- a CDS encoding amino acid ABC transporter ATP-binding protein yields the protein MSEFVSGTLTAKNIHLSFGSNHVLRGIDLHVEKGTTASVIGPSGSGKSTLLRVMNRLIEPEQGDILLDGRSVLKDNPDELRRRIGMVFQQFNLFPHKTVAENITLALRKLRGMSKEQAREEALAQLDLVGLKHKADARPANLSGGQQQRVAIARALAMKPEVMFFDEATSALDPELVKGVLALMADLAKGGMTMVVVTHEMGFSRNVSDTVTFMDAGVVVESGSPEQLFTEPRTERLKGFLSDVL